A genomic segment from Ptychodera flava strain L36383 chromosome 19, AS_Pfla_20210202, whole genome shotgun sequence encodes:
- the LOC139119395 gene encoding uncharacterized protein isoform X1, whose protein sequence is MSQNRGRNMTKGQGTGYRKNSRNLRYLNLSFGNGTDSSSFSSKSNGHRPHGGYKVCHVLEKTTPSSSQTLTTSSSPSGVPNHHPPSILSYNKPPEYLESVRNDCATKQEQEKLQQASSPQWVHGAASSRNHTGEFPLFTQQYLSSNKNEQMDASGGGLHIHRIHSPDNRSEGEYFRPNRMHQYLTATEMPNDSKRGVDIKLGRPTRTSLLRARHRSQSAPQLNSSHTDVRHLHLIGQISDSANKPKKQVLHRNLLPSTGPESLHQFLTGARYNRARWIDQRHSVSRSSSFRDAGVEDDPGYLPPYGSEASSSNSSTAGDMTPPKDKERETLPPAVNKGLSVPLTLKEINEIREVEAESKLKKELLPGKPKEAWDGAERGAGEGLYGAPTPNSSRETLTVDANAVLTPKRVTLQPPDDKTNTLSQHELKRHLGSEVTCVMCNNSHGDESAMKDHSGRGDAEEQQNSNRMVYEAVPSKYNMAITGTKLGLANPGRPKPAPRRVTFGDSNKLSARVNSSQYYAANNTEVEQPAQQGDETEKSKVEQPEKEGEKASLGDIERTNKDEETGGSEMPTVATTENDPVVSEATGLVNEDDGEYANAADNDGGDNKDDEVAGETDNVEVADDDGAAEIEKVDENEDVDVERHDDEKLDVNAAEGQDDRVEQPVENETALDTARTGSDQLDTQRSDMEETPRSEADTTGRISVSVVLKDKQGDDGDQIDNDDIGTGQVEQTSDMVEETSSEVKDTGEVTDEGNNNNNETDAVVEEGQVDETPPDVEEAENAK, encoded by the exons TATGCCATGTGCTTGAGAAAACCACTCCTAGTTCTTCCCAAACACTGACCACATCCTCCTCCCCATCAGGTGTCCCCAACCACCACCCACCTTCCATATTGTCTTATAACAAACCTCCAGAGTATTTAGAAAGTGTGAGGAATGACTGTGCCACCAAGCAGGAACAGGAGAAGCTACAGCAGGCTTCCTCACCACAGTGGGTGCATGGAGCTGCCAGCTCACGGAATCACACGGGAGAATTCCCATTATTTACACAGCAATATTTGTCTAGCAACAAG AATGAACAGATGGATGCCAGTGGTGGCGGGTTGCATATACACAGGATTCACAGCCCAGACAACCGTAGTGAAGGTGAATATTTCAGACCCAATAGAATGCACCAGTATCTCACAGCAACTGAAATGCCTAATGACTCCAAGAGAGGTGTGGATATCAAACTAGGCAGACCTACCAGAACCAG TTTGTTAAGAGCCCGCCATAGATCACAGTCTGCGCCTCAGCTAAACTCCAGTCACACAGATGTTAGGCATCTTCATCTTATTGGTCAAA TAAGTGACAGTGCAAACAAGCCAAAGAAGCAAGTACTGCATAGAAA TTTACTTCCGTCCACTGGACCAGAATCCCTTCATCAATTTCTGACAGGAGCTAGGTATAACAG GGCACGATGGATTGATCAACGTCACAGTGTTTCTCGATCATCATCTTTCCGTGACGCAGGagttgaagatgacccag GTTACCTGCCGCCCTATGGAAGTGAGGCTTcaagttcaaattcaagcaCTGCTGGGGACATGACCCCACCCAAGGACAAGGAGAGAGAAACGCTGCCACCAGCAGTGAACAAAGGATTATCTGTACCTTTGACATTGAAGGAAATCAACGAGATAAGAGAAGTCGAGGCAGAGAGTAAACTTAAGAAAGAACTGCTCCCTGGCAAACCCAAGGAAGCATGGGATGGAGCAGAGAGAGGTGCCGGGGAGGGCTTGTATGGAGCCCCCACCCCCAACAGCAGCAGAGAAACTCTTACTGTTGATGCGAACGCTGTGTTGACACCCAAGAGGGTGACACTACAGCCTCCGGATGACAAGACAAACACGCTGTCACAGCATGAACTGAAGCGGCATTTGGGGTCGGAGGTCACATGTGTAATGTGTAACAATTCACACGGAGATGAATCTGCCATGAAGGATCACAGTGGCAGGGGAGATGCAGAAGAACAACAAAACTCAAACAGGATGGTATATGAAGCTGTTCCCAGTAAATACAACATGGCTATTACAG GTACAAAACTTGGTCTTGCTAACCCAGGCAGACCAAAACCTGCTCCAAGACGAGTCACGTTTGGAGACAGTAATAAATTATCGGCACGCGTGAACAGCAGTCAATACTATGCAGCTAACAATACAGAAGTAGAACAACCTGCGCAGCAAGGAGATGAAACTGAAAAGAGCAAAGTGGAACAGCCAGAGAAAGAGGGAGAGAAAGCTAGCTTAGGTGATATTGAAAGGACAAACAAAGATGAGGAAACTGGGGGCTCTGAAATGCCCACGGTTGCAACGACTGAAAATGATCCAGTTGTCAGTGAAGCAACTGGGTTGGTAAACGAAGATGATGGGGAATACGCAAATGCTGCTGATAATGATGGCGGTGATAACAAAGATGATGAGGTTGCAGGGGAAACTGACAATGTTGAGGTTGCAGATGATGATGGTGCAGCGGAAATAGAAAAAGTTGATGAGAATGAGGATGTGGATGTGGAAAGACATGATGATGAAAAGTTAGATGTCAATGCAGCGGAAGGACAAGATGATAGAGTGGAACAGCCTGTTGAGAATGAAACTGCTTTAGACACAGCAAGGACTGGTAGTGATCAGTTAGACACACAGCGTAGTGATATGGAAGAAACACCCAGGAGTGAAGCGGACACCACTGGCAGGATTTCTGTGTCAGTCGTTCTCAAAGACAAACAAGGGGATGACGGTGAtcagattgacaatgatgatatTGGGACTGGACAAGTCGAGCAGACCAGTGATATGGTGGAAGAGACATCTAGTGAAGTCAAAGACACGGGGGAAGTAACTGACGAaggtaacaacaacaataacgaAACAGATGCGGTTGTCGAGGAAGGACAAGTTGATGAAACTCCACCTGATGTTGAAGAGGCTGAGAATGCCAAATAG
- the LOC139119395 gene encoding uncharacterized protein isoform X3, translated as MSQNRGRNMTKGQGTGYRKNSRNLRYLNLSFGNGTDSSSFSSKSNGHRPHGGYKGVPNHHPPSILSYNKPPEYLESVRNDCATKQEQEKLQQASSPQWVHGAASSRNHTGEFPLFTQQYLSSNKNEQMDASGGGLHIHRIHSPDNRSEGEYFRPNRMHQYLTATEMPNDSKRGVDIKLGRPTRTSLLRARHRSQSAPQLNSSHTDVRHLHLIGQISDSANKPKKQVLHRNLLPSTGPESLHQFLTGARYNRARWIDQRHSVSRSSSFRDAGVEDDPGYLPPYGSEASSSNSSTAGDMTPPKDKERETLPPAVNKGLSVPLTLKEINEIREVEAESKLKKELLPGKPKEAWDGAERGAGEGLYGAPTPNSSRETLTVDANAVLTPKRVTLQPPDDKTNTLSQHELKRHLGSEVTCVMCNNSHGDESAMKDHSGRGDAEEQQNSNRMVYEAVPSKYNMAITGTKLGLANPGRPKPAPRRVTFGDSNKLSARVNSSQYYAANNTEVEQPAQQGDETEKSKVEQPEKEGEKASLGDIERTNKDEETGGSEMPTVATTENDPVVSEATGLVNEDDGEYANAADNDGGDNKDDEVAGETDNVEVADDDGAAEIEKVDENEDVDVERHDDEKLDVNAAEGQDDRVEQPVENETALDTARTGSDQLDTQRSDMEETPRSEADTTGRISVSVVLKDKQGDDGDQIDNDDIGTGQVEQTSDMVEETSSEVKDTGEVTDEGNNNNNETDAVVEEGQVDETPPDVEEAENAK; from the exons GTGTCCCCAACCACCACCCACCTTCCATATTGTCTTATAACAAACCTCCAGAGTATTTAGAAAGTGTGAGGAATGACTGTGCCACCAAGCAGGAACAGGAGAAGCTACAGCAGGCTTCCTCACCACAGTGGGTGCATGGAGCTGCCAGCTCACGGAATCACACGGGAGAATTCCCATTATTTACACAGCAATATTTGTCTAGCAACAAG AATGAACAGATGGATGCCAGTGGTGGCGGGTTGCATATACACAGGATTCACAGCCCAGACAACCGTAGTGAAGGTGAATATTTCAGACCCAATAGAATGCACCAGTATCTCACAGCAACTGAAATGCCTAATGACTCCAAGAGAGGTGTGGATATCAAACTAGGCAGACCTACCAGAACCAG TTTGTTAAGAGCCCGCCATAGATCACAGTCTGCGCCTCAGCTAAACTCCAGTCACACAGATGTTAGGCATCTTCATCTTATTGGTCAAA TAAGTGACAGTGCAAACAAGCCAAAGAAGCAAGTACTGCATAGAAA TTTACTTCCGTCCACTGGACCAGAATCCCTTCATCAATTTCTGACAGGAGCTAGGTATAACAG GGCACGATGGATTGATCAACGTCACAGTGTTTCTCGATCATCATCTTTCCGTGACGCAGGagttgaagatgacccag GTTACCTGCCGCCCTATGGAAGTGAGGCTTcaagttcaaattcaagcaCTGCTGGGGACATGACCCCACCCAAGGACAAGGAGAGAGAAACGCTGCCACCAGCAGTGAACAAAGGATTATCTGTACCTTTGACATTGAAGGAAATCAACGAGATAAGAGAAGTCGAGGCAGAGAGTAAACTTAAGAAAGAACTGCTCCCTGGCAAACCCAAGGAAGCATGGGATGGAGCAGAGAGAGGTGCCGGGGAGGGCTTGTATGGAGCCCCCACCCCCAACAGCAGCAGAGAAACTCTTACTGTTGATGCGAACGCTGTGTTGACACCCAAGAGGGTGACACTACAGCCTCCGGATGACAAGACAAACACGCTGTCACAGCATGAACTGAAGCGGCATTTGGGGTCGGAGGTCACATGTGTAATGTGTAACAATTCACACGGAGATGAATCTGCCATGAAGGATCACAGTGGCAGGGGAGATGCAGAAGAACAACAAAACTCAAACAGGATGGTATATGAAGCTGTTCCCAGTAAATACAACATGGCTATTACAG GTACAAAACTTGGTCTTGCTAACCCAGGCAGACCAAAACCTGCTCCAAGACGAGTCACGTTTGGAGACAGTAATAAATTATCGGCACGCGTGAACAGCAGTCAATACTATGCAGCTAACAATACAGAAGTAGAACAACCTGCGCAGCAAGGAGATGAAACTGAAAAGAGCAAAGTGGAACAGCCAGAGAAAGAGGGAGAGAAAGCTAGCTTAGGTGATATTGAAAGGACAAACAAAGATGAGGAAACTGGGGGCTCTGAAATGCCCACGGTTGCAACGACTGAAAATGATCCAGTTGTCAGTGAAGCAACTGGGTTGGTAAACGAAGATGATGGGGAATACGCAAATGCTGCTGATAATGATGGCGGTGATAACAAAGATGATGAGGTTGCAGGGGAAACTGACAATGTTGAGGTTGCAGATGATGATGGTGCAGCGGAAATAGAAAAAGTTGATGAGAATGAGGATGTGGATGTGGAAAGACATGATGATGAAAAGTTAGATGTCAATGCAGCGGAAGGACAAGATGATAGAGTGGAACAGCCTGTTGAGAATGAAACTGCTTTAGACACAGCAAGGACTGGTAGTGATCAGTTAGACACACAGCGTAGTGATATGGAAGAAACACCCAGGAGTGAAGCGGACACCACTGGCAGGATTTCTGTGTCAGTCGTTCTCAAAGACAAACAAGGGGATGACGGTGAtcagattgacaatgatgatatTGGGACTGGACAAGTCGAGCAGACCAGTGATATGGTGGAAGAGACATCTAGTGAAGTCAAAGACACGGGGGAAGTAACTGACGAaggtaacaacaacaataacgaAACAGATGCGGTTGTCGAGGAAGGACAAGTTGATGAAACTCCACCTGATGTTGAAGAGGCTGAGAATGCCAAATAG
- the LOC139119395 gene encoding uncharacterized protein isoform X4: MSQNRGRNMTKGQGTGYRKNSRNLRYLNLSFGNGTDSSSFSSKSNGHRPHGGYKEYLESVRNDCATKQEQEKLQQASSPQWVHGAASSRNHTGEFPLFTQQYLSSNKNEQMDASGGGLHIHRIHSPDNRSEGEYFRPNRMHQYLTATEMPNDSKRGVDIKLGRPTRTSLLRARHRSQSAPQLNSSHTDVRHLHLIGQISDSANKPKKQVLHRNLLPSTGPESLHQFLTGARYNRARWIDQRHSVSRSSSFRDAGVEDDPGYLPPYGSEASSSNSSTAGDMTPPKDKERETLPPAVNKGLSVPLTLKEINEIREVEAESKLKKELLPGKPKEAWDGAERGAGEGLYGAPTPNSSRETLTVDANAVLTPKRVTLQPPDDKTNTLSQHELKRHLGSEVTCVMCNNSHGDESAMKDHSGRGDAEEQQNSNRMVYEAVPSKYNMAITGTKLGLANPGRPKPAPRRVTFGDSNKLSARVNSSQYYAANNTEVEQPAQQGDETEKSKVEQPEKEGEKASLGDIERTNKDEETGGSEMPTVATTENDPVVSEATGLVNEDDGEYANAADNDGGDNKDDEVAGETDNVEVADDDGAAEIEKVDENEDVDVERHDDEKLDVNAAEGQDDRVEQPVENETALDTARTGSDQLDTQRSDMEETPRSEADTTGRISVSVVLKDKQGDDGDQIDNDDIGTGQVEQTSDMVEETSSEVKDTGEVTDEGNNNNNETDAVVEEGQVDETPPDVEEAENAK, encoded by the exons AGTATTTAGAAAGTGTGAGGAATGACTGTGCCACCAAGCAGGAACAGGAGAAGCTACAGCAGGCTTCCTCACCACAGTGGGTGCATGGAGCTGCCAGCTCACGGAATCACACGGGAGAATTCCCATTATTTACACAGCAATATTTGTCTAGCAACAAG AATGAACAGATGGATGCCAGTGGTGGCGGGTTGCATATACACAGGATTCACAGCCCAGACAACCGTAGTGAAGGTGAATATTTCAGACCCAATAGAATGCACCAGTATCTCACAGCAACTGAAATGCCTAATGACTCCAAGAGAGGTGTGGATATCAAACTAGGCAGACCTACCAGAACCAG TTTGTTAAGAGCCCGCCATAGATCACAGTCTGCGCCTCAGCTAAACTCCAGTCACACAGATGTTAGGCATCTTCATCTTATTGGTCAAA TAAGTGACAGTGCAAACAAGCCAAAGAAGCAAGTACTGCATAGAAA TTTACTTCCGTCCACTGGACCAGAATCCCTTCATCAATTTCTGACAGGAGCTAGGTATAACAG GGCACGATGGATTGATCAACGTCACAGTGTTTCTCGATCATCATCTTTCCGTGACGCAGGagttgaagatgacccag GTTACCTGCCGCCCTATGGAAGTGAGGCTTcaagttcaaattcaagcaCTGCTGGGGACATGACCCCACCCAAGGACAAGGAGAGAGAAACGCTGCCACCAGCAGTGAACAAAGGATTATCTGTACCTTTGACATTGAAGGAAATCAACGAGATAAGAGAAGTCGAGGCAGAGAGTAAACTTAAGAAAGAACTGCTCCCTGGCAAACCCAAGGAAGCATGGGATGGAGCAGAGAGAGGTGCCGGGGAGGGCTTGTATGGAGCCCCCACCCCCAACAGCAGCAGAGAAACTCTTACTGTTGATGCGAACGCTGTGTTGACACCCAAGAGGGTGACACTACAGCCTCCGGATGACAAGACAAACACGCTGTCACAGCATGAACTGAAGCGGCATTTGGGGTCGGAGGTCACATGTGTAATGTGTAACAATTCACACGGAGATGAATCTGCCATGAAGGATCACAGTGGCAGGGGAGATGCAGAAGAACAACAAAACTCAAACAGGATGGTATATGAAGCTGTTCCCAGTAAATACAACATGGCTATTACAG GTACAAAACTTGGTCTTGCTAACCCAGGCAGACCAAAACCTGCTCCAAGACGAGTCACGTTTGGAGACAGTAATAAATTATCGGCACGCGTGAACAGCAGTCAATACTATGCAGCTAACAATACAGAAGTAGAACAACCTGCGCAGCAAGGAGATGAAACTGAAAAGAGCAAAGTGGAACAGCCAGAGAAAGAGGGAGAGAAAGCTAGCTTAGGTGATATTGAAAGGACAAACAAAGATGAGGAAACTGGGGGCTCTGAAATGCCCACGGTTGCAACGACTGAAAATGATCCAGTTGTCAGTGAAGCAACTGGGTTGGTAAACGAAGATGATGGGGAATACGCAAATGCTGCTGATAATGATGGCGGTGATAACAAAGATGATGAGGTTGCAGGGGAAACTGACAATGTTGAGGTTGCAGATGATGATGGTGCAGCGGAAATAGAAAAAGTTGATGAGAATGAGGATGTGGATGTGGAAAGACATGATGATGAAAAGTTAGATGTCAATGCAGCGGAAGGACAAGATGATAGAGTGGAACAGCCTGTTGAGAATGAAACTGCTTTAGACACAGCAAGGACTGGTAGTGATCAGTTAGACACACAGCGTAGTGATATGGAAGAAACACCCAGGAGTGAAGCGGACACCACTGGCAGGATTTCTGTGTCAGTCGTTCTCAAAGACAAACAAGGGGATGACGGTGAtcagattgacaatgatgatatTGGGACTGGACAAGTCGAGCAGACCAGTGATATGGTGGAAGAGACATCTAGTGAAGTCAAAGACACGGGGGAAGTAACTGACGAaggtaacaacaacaataacgaAACAGATGCGGTTGTCGAGGAAGGACAAGTTGATGAAACTCCACCTGATGTTGAAGAGGCTGAGAATGCCAAATAG
- the LOC139119395 gene encoding uncharacterized protein isoform X2: MSQNRGRNMTKGQGTGYRKNSRNLRYLNLSFGNGTDSSSFSSKSNGHRPHGGYKVMLKSRLSQVQVPKTSKSKKYLESVRNDCATKQEQEKLQQASSPQWVHGAASSRNHTGEFPLFTQQYLSSNKNEQMDASGGGLHIHRIHSPDNRSEGEYFRPNRMHQYLTATEMPNDSKRGVDIKLGRPTRTSLLRARHRSQSAPQLNSSHTDVRHLHLIGQISDSANKPKKQVLHRNLLPSTGPESLHQFLTGARYNRARWIDQRHSVSRSSSFRDAGVEDDPGYLPPYGSEASSSNSSTAGDMTPPKDKERETLPPAVNKGLSVPLTLKEINEIREVEAESKLKKELLPGKPKEAWDGAERGAGEGLYGAPTPNSSRETLTVDANAVLTPKRVTLQPPDDKTNTLSQHELKRHLGSEVTCVMCNNSHGDESAMKDHSGRGDAEEQQNSNRMVYEAVPSKYNMAITGTKLGLANPGRPKPAPRRVTFGDSNKLSARVNSSQYYAANNTEVEQPAQQGDETEKSKVEQPEKEGEKASLGDIERTNKDEETGGSEMPTVATTENDPVVSEATGLVNEDDGEYANAADNDGGDNKDDEVAGETDNVEVADDDGAAEIEKVDENEDVDVERHDDEKLDVNAAEGQDDRVEQPVENETALDTARTGSDQLDTQRSDMEETPRSEADTTGRISVSVVLKDKQGDDGDQIDNDDIGTGQVEQTSDMVEETSSEVKDTGEVTDEGNNNNNETDAVVEEGQVDETPPDVEEAENAK; the protein is encoded by the exons TGATGCTCAAAAGTAGACTTTCGCAAGTGCAGGTGCCAAAAACAAgcaaaagtaaaa AGTATTTAGAAAGTGTGAGGAATGACTGTGCCACCAAGCAGGAACAGGAGAAGCTACAGCAGGCTTCCTCACCACAGTGGGTGCATGGAGCTGCCAGCTCACGGAATCACACGGGAGAATTCCCATTATTTACACAGCAATATTTGTCTAGCAACAAG AATGAACAGATGGATGCCAGTGGTGGCGGGTTGCATATACACAGGATTCACAGCCCAGACAACCGTAGTGAAGGTGAATATTTCAGACCCAATAGAATGCACCAGTATCTCACAGCAACTGAAATGCCTAATGACTCCAAGAGAGGTGTGGATATCAAACTAGGCAGACCTACCAGAACCAG TTTGTTAAGAGCCCGCCATAGATCACAGTCTGCGCCTCAGCTAAACTCCAGTCACACAGATGTTAGGCATCTTCATCTTATTGGTCAAA TAAGTGACAGTGCAAACAAGCCAAAGAAGCAAGTACTGCATAGAAA TTTACTTCCGTCCACTGGACCAGAATCCCTTCATCAATTTCTGACAGGAGCTAGGTATAACAG GGCACGATGGATTGATCAACGTCACAGTGTTTCTCGATCATCATCTTTCCGTGACGCAGGagttgaagatgacccag GTTACCTGCCGCCCTATGGAAGTGAGGCTTcaagttcaaattcaagcaCTGCTGGGGACATGACCCCACCCAAGGACAAGGAGAGAGAAACGCTGCCACCAGCAGTGAACAAAGGATTATCTGTACCTTTGACATTGAAGGAAATCAACGAGATAAGAGAAGTCGAGGCAGAGAGTAAACTTAAGAAAGAACTGCTCCCTGGCAAACCCAAGGAAGCATGGGATGGAGCAGAGAGAGGTGCCGGGGAGGGCTTGTATGGAGCCCCCACCCCCAACAGCAGCAGAGAAACTCTTACTGTTGATGCGAACGCTGTGTTGACACCCAAGAGGGTGACACTACAGCCTCCGGATGACAAGACAAACACGCTGTCACAGCATGAACTGAAGCGGCATTTGGGGTCGGAGGTCACATGTGTAATGTGTAACAATTCACACGGAGATGAATCTGCCATGAAGGATCACAGTGGCAGGGGAGATGCAGAAGAACAACAAAACTCAAACAGGATGGTATATGAAGCTGTTCCCAGTAAATACAACATGGCTATTACAG GTACAAAACTTGGTCTTGCTAACCCAGGCAGACCAAAACCTGCTCCAAGACGAGTCACGTTTGGAGACAGTAATAAATTATCGGCACGCGTGAACAGCAGTCAATACTATGCAGCTAACAATACAGAAGTAGAACAACCTGCGCAGCAAGGAGATGAAACTGAAAAGAGCAAAGTGGAACAGCCAGAGAAAGAGGGAGAGAAAGCTAGCTTAGGTGATATTGAAAGGACAAACAAAGATGAGGAAACTGGGGGCTCTGAAATGCCCACGGTTGCAACGACTGAAAATGATCCAGTTGTCAGTGAAGCAACTGGGTTGGTAAACGAAGATGATGGGGAATACGCAAATGCTGCTGATAATGATGGCGGTGATAACAAAGATGATGAGGTTGCAGGGGAAACTGACAATGTTGAGGTTGCAGATGATGATGGTGCAGCGGAAATAGAAAAAGTTGATGAGAATGAGGATGTGGATGTGGAAAGACATGATGATGAAAAGTTAGATGTCAATGCAGCGGAAGGACAAGATGATAGAGTGGAACAGCCTGTTGAGAATGAAACTGCTTTAGACACAGCAAGGACTGGTAGTGATCAGTTAGACACACAGCGTAGTGATATGGAAGAAACACCCAGGAGTGAAGCGGACACCACTGGCAGGATTTCTGTGTCAGTCGTTCTCAAAGACAAACAAGGGGATGACGGTGAtcagattgacaatgatgatatTGGGACTGGACAAGTCGAGCAGACCAGTGATATGGTGGAAGAGACATCTAGTGAAGTCAAAGACACGGGGGAAGTAACTGACGAaggtaacaacaacaataacgaAACAGATGCGGTTGTCGAGGAAGGACAAGTTGATGAAACTCCACCTGATGTTGAAGAGGCTGAGAATGCCAAATAG